In Massilia forsythiae, one DNA window encodes the following:
- the thiD gene encoding bifunctional hydroxymethylpyrimidine kinase/phosphomethylpyrimidine kinase gives MHGCHGLSVVTGLLVADSARVDDIQPVDAAAVSAQARMLLEDMPVSAIKVGAMVGLEQIAAIAEIVSDYANLPLILDPFTSAMPDCLRDDDMLTLLHQLLAPQASVLMLSQAELARFADCWREPGTEAPLQEDVDELIAFGCGHVLVTGTGGGDGARTNNLYGGHGLLASLPWGRHLPGPFIGAGGTLSAALAAHMARGATAADALAAAQDYTSGALLNACRFGMGKLVPNKLFRMPGGGC, from the coding sequence ATGCACGGCTGCCACGGCCTGTCGGTGGTCACCGGACTGCTGGTGGCCGATTCGGCGCGCGTCGACGACATCCAGCCGGTCGACGCGGCCGCGGTCTCGGCGCAGGCGCGCATGCTGCTCGAAGACATGCCGGTGTCCGCCATCAAGGTCGGCGCCATGGTCGGGCTGGAACAGATCGCCGCGATCGCCGAAATCGTCTCCGACTACGCCAACCTGCCGCTGATCCTCGACCCGTTCACCTCGGCCATGCCGGACTGCCTGCGCGACGACGACATGCTGACCCTGCTGCACCAGCTGCTGGCGCCGCAGGCCAGCGTGCTGATGCTGTCGCAGGCCGAGCTGGCACGCTTCGCCGACTGCTGGCGCGAACCGGGCACCGAAGCGCCCCTGCAGGAAGACGTGGACGAACTGATCGCCTTCGGCTGCGGCCACGTGCTGGTGACCGGCACCGGCGGCGGCGACGGCGCGCGCACCAACAACCTGTACGGCGGCCACGGCCTGCTGGCCAGCCTGCCCTGGGGCCGCCACCTGCCCGGTCCCTTCATCGGCGCCGGCGGCACCCTGTCAGCGGCACTGGCGGCGCACATGGCGCGCGGCGCGACGGCCGCCGACGCGCTGGCGGCGGCCCAGGACTACACCAGCGGCGCCCTGCTCAACGCCTGCCGCTTCGGCATGGGCAAGCTGGTCCCCAACAAACTTTTCCGCATGCCTGGCGGCGGCTGCTGA
- a CDS encoding rubredoxin: MCLICGWVYDEATGSPEDGIAPGTRWADVPMNWTCPECGARKDDFEMTAI, translated from the coding sequence ATGTGCCTGATCTGCGGCTGGGTCTACGACGAAGCCACGGGCAGCCCGGAAGACGGCATCGCGCCCGGCACCCGCTGGGCGGACGTGCCGATGAACTGGACCTGCCCGGAGTGCGGCGCCCGCAAGGACGACTTCGAGATGACGGCGATCTGA
- a CDS encoding response regulator → MTTQPTGPKIMVIDDSSTIRRSAEIFLTQAGYQVVLAEDGFDALAKINDHHPALVFCDILMPRLDGYQTCALIKKSAKFHATPVVMLSSKDGLFDRARGAMVGSSDYLTKPFSKDSLLAAVRDHTAAA, encoded by the coding sequence ATGACGACGCAACCGACAGGGCCGAAGATCATGGTGATCGACGACAGCAGCACGATCCGCCGCTCCGCCGAGATCTTCCTGACCCAGGCCGGCTACCAGGTGGTGCTGGCCGAAGACGGCTTCGACGCGCTGGCCAAGATCAACGACCATCATCCGGCGCTGGTGTTCTGCGACATCCTGATGCCGCGCCTGGATGGCTACCAGACCTGCGCGCTGATCAAGAAGAGCGCGAAATTCCACGCGACCCCGGTGGTGATGCTGTCGTCCAAGGACGGCCTGTTCGACCGCGCGCGCGGCGCCATGGTCGGCTCGTCGGACTATCTCACCAAGCCGTTTTCCAAGGACAGCCTGCTCGCCGCCGTGCGCGACCATACGGCCGCCGCCTGA
- a CDS encoding response regulator transcription factor, with translation MAIQKILIVDDSPTERYYLTDILVRNGFSVSTADNGADALEKIRAERPQLILMDVVMPGANGFQVTRSIARDPELSAVPVIICSSKNQETDRIWGMRQGAKDYFVKPVDPAQLLARIATLGT, from the coding sequence GTGGCCATACAAAAGATCCTGATCGTCGACGATTCCCCGACCGAACGCTATTACCTGACCGACATCCTGGTGCGCAACGGCTTTTCCGTGTCCACCGCCGACAACGGCGCCGACGCGCTGGAAAAGATCCGTGCCGAACGCCCGCAACTGATCCTGATGGATGTGGTCATGCCCGGCGCCAACGGCTTCCAGGTGACGCGCTCGATCGCGCGCGACCCGGAGCTGTCCGCGGTGCCGGTGATCATCTGCAGCAGCAAGAACCAGGAAACCGACCGCATCTGGGGCATGCGCCAGGGCGCCAAGGATTATTTCGTCAAGCCGGTCGATCCGGCCCAGTTGCTGGCCAGGATCGCCACGCTCGGGACCTAG
- a CDS encoding chemotaxis protein CheW codes for MFDSAQAPDDARRDAAAARRTRLRRYQEQLLERVQAARTGSGARTHQLGVEIGGAAYLLDLAEAGEIVPVPVLSPVPLTRPWYLGLASIRGNLVGVVDLAGFFAERDADGAPAAPAAAAAAPIPASARIVTLAPGLGLPCGLLATRVAGLRQAADMRPLDAADDDGAGGRLVDAGGKVWTPLALAALARDERFLQVAL; via the coding sequence ATGTTCGACAGCGCCCAGGCCCCCGACGACGCGCGCCGCGACGCCGCCGCCGCGCGCCGCACGCGCCTGCGCCGCTACCAGGAGCAGTTGCTCGAGCGGGTGCAGGCGGCGCGCACCGGCAGCGGCGCCCGTACCCATCAGCTGGGCGTGGAGATCGGCGGCGCGGCCTACCTGCTCGACCTGGCCGAAGCCGGAGAAATCGTGCCGGTGCCGGTCTTGAGCCCGGTGCCGCTGACGCGGCCGTGGTACCTGGGCCTGGCCAGCATCCGCGGCAACCTGGTGGGCGTGGTCGACCTGGCCGGCTTCTTCGCCGAACGGGATGCGGACGGCGCGCCGGCCGCTCCTGCCGCTGCCGCTGCCGCGCCGATCCCGGCCTCGGCGCGCATCGTCACCCTGGCCCCCGGATTGGGCCTGCCCTGCGGGCTGCTGGCCACGCGCGTGGCCGGACTGCGCCAGGCGGCCGACATGCGCCCGCTCGACGCTGCAGACGATGACGGCGCGGGCGGGCGCCTGGTCGATGCCGGCGGCAAGGTCTGGACGCCGCTGGCGCTGGCGGCGCTGGCGCGCGACGAGCGCTTCCTGCAGGTCGCGCTGTAG
- a CDS encoding methyl-accepting chemotaxis protein produces MGLASKLSIHFLPKDKDDGNTVLASPDTQFGVGLMAGAGHGGIPAAAAGGSAAAAQHAAGAPAAAAPAGSADDAALRLGNLPRRKQRAAAAAAAALGAADDLRLPLIGHLSLPRQLRILLSALAIGILLTILSLWRNAGSGAVAAGQAQIASEALMHSQRVGKAAPNAMQGIPDAFDQLQDSRRQLNRDLALLAQGGEFGNGSIPAAAGEAAASLGKARAKWAASDAAAATILATRAELTAFDKNLKQLDQLSPEMLALTEEVLTQRSARGGSPRELAALGRLMMLSQRLSRSAGEYLSSGGIRPETAFQMGRDTTTFRVTVDALLNGSDALGLKALPDADLRARLAEVRSKFEVCQRVVATFLDNLAKFNAAKGAEQTIFRDNEDLRTRLLNLQGDYRGAENGAWFWLLVAASIFTLAMAGSISRVMLQDSRNRTRGADARRQEAEAMRLLAQAKEEEAKATNDQNQAAILRLMNELQEVADGDLTVHATVSEDITGAIADSVNYTVEELRGLVVRVIGTAEQVTAASNGAHKVAGELLVAAGQQSREIQDASSTVLRMAGQITEVSSSAKQSAEVARQSVAAAEQGANAVQDAIRGMVDIREQIQDTSKRIKRLGESSQEIGEITELISDITEQTNVLALNAAIQAASAGEAGRGFSVVAEEVQRLAERSGDAAKQIGALVRTIQTDTHDAVAAMERSTQGVVEGARLSDAAGAALADISRVSNRLAELIQGIAIATGQQATSANGVAHNMRHILAVNEHTQGGTQQTAQSIRQLAELAQELKNSVSRFRVAP; encoded by the coding sequence ATGGGACTCGCCTCAAAACTCTCGATACATTTCCTCCCCAAGGACAAGGACGACGGCAATACCGTGCTGGCGTCGCCAGACACCCAGTTCGGCGTGGGCCTGATGGCGGGCGCGGGGCATGGCGGCATACCGGCCGCCGCCGCCGGTGGCAGCGCGGCCGCCGCCCAGCACGCCGCGGGAGCGCCGGCCGCCGCTGCGCCGGCCGGATCCGCCGACGATGCCGCCCTGCGCCTGGGCAACCTGCCGCGCCGCAAGCAGCGCGCCGCTGCAGCAGCAGCGGCCGCCCTCGGCGCCGCGGACGACCTGCGCCTGCCGCTGATCGGCCACCTGTCGCTGCCGCGCCAGCTGCGCATCCTCTTGAGCGCATTGGCGATCGGCATCCTGCTCACCATCCTGTCCCTGTGGCGCAACGCCGGCAGCGGCGCGGTCGCGGCCGGCCAGGCGCAGATCGCCAGCGAGGCGCTGATGCACTCGCAGCGCGTCGGCAAGGCCGCGCCGAATGCGATGCAGGGCATCCCGGATGCCTTCGACCAGCTGCAGGACAGCCGCCGCCAATTGAACCGCGACCTGGCGCTGCTGGCGCAGGGCGGCGAGTTCGGCAACGGCAGCATCCCGGCCGCCGCCGGCGAGGCCGCCGCCAGCCTGGGCAAGGCGCGCGCCAAGTGGGCGGCGTCGGACGCCGCCGCCGCCACCATCCTCGCCACCCGCGCCGAGCTGACCGCGTTCGACAAGAACCTCAAGCAGCTCGACCAGCTGTCGCCCGAGATGCTGGCGCTGACCGAGGAGGTGCTGACCCAGCGCAGCGCGCGCGGCGGCAGTCCGCGCGAACTGGCCGCGCTCGGCCGCCTGATGATGCTGAGCCAGCGCCTGTCGCGCAGCGCCGGCGAGTACCTGTCCTCGGGCGGCATCCGTCCCGAGACCGCGTTCCAGATGGGGCGCGACACCACCACCTTCCGCGTCACCGTGGACGCCCTGCTGAACGGCAGCGATGCGCTCGGCCTGAAGGCGCTGCCCGATGCCGACCTGCGCGCCAGGCTGGCCGAGGTGCGCAGCAAATTCGAGGTGTGCCAGCGCGTGGTCGCTACCTTCCTCGACAACCTGGCCAAGTTCAACGCCGCCAAGGGCGCCGAGCAGACCATCTTCCGCGACAACGAGGACCTGCGCACGCGTCTCTTGAACCTGCAGGGCGACTACCGCGGCGCCGAGAACGGCGCCTGGTTCTGGCTGCTGGTGGCGGCCTCGATCTTCACGCTGGCGATGGCCGGCAGCATCTCGCGCGTGATGCTGCAGGATTCGCGCAACCGCACCCGCGGCGCCGACGCGCGCCGCCAGGAAGCCGAGGCGATGCGCCTGCTGGCGCAAGCCAAGGAAGAGGAAGCCAAGGCCACCAACGACCAGAACCAGGCCGCCATCCTGCGCCTGATGAACGAACTGCAGGAAGTGGCGGACGGCGACCTGACCGTGCATGCCACCGTGTCCGAGGACATCACAGGCGCCATCGCCGACTCGGTCAATTACACGGTCGAGGAATTGCGCGGCCTGGTGGTGCGCGTGATCGGCACCGCCGAACAGGTGACGGCGGCCTCGAACGGCGCCCACAAGGTCGCCGGCGAGCTGCTGGTCGCCGCCGGCCAGCAGTCGCGCGAGATCCAGGACGCTTCGTCGACCGTGCTGCGCATGGCCGGCCAGATCACCGAGGTGTCCAGTTCGGCCAAGCAGTCGGCCGAGGTGGCGCGCCAGTCGGTGGCGGCGGCCGAGCAGGGCGCCAACGCGGTGCAGGATGCGATCCGCGGCATGGTCGATATCCGCGAGCAGATCCAGGACACCTCCAAGCGCATCAAGCGCCTGGGCGAATCGTCGCAGGAGATCGGCGAGATCACCGAACTGATCTCGGACATCACCGAACAGACCAACGTGCTGGCGCTGAACGCGGCGATCCAGGCGGCATCGGCCGGCGAGGCCGGGCGCGGCTTCTCGGTGGTGGCGGAAGAGGTGCAGCGCCTGGCGGAACGCTCGGGCGACGCCGCCAAGCAGATCGGCGCGCTGGTGCGCACCATCCAGACCGACACCCACGACGCGGTGGCGGCGATGGAACGCTCGACCCAGGGCGTGGTCGAGGGCGCGCGCCTGTCCGACGCCGCCGGCGCGGCGCTGGCCGACATCTCGCGCGTGTCCAACCGCCTGGCCGAGCTGATCCAGGGGATCGCGATCGCCACCGGCCAGCAGGCGACGTCGGCCAATGGAGTGGCGCATAATATGCGGCACATCCTGGCCGTCAACGAGCATACCCAGGGCGGTACCCAGCAGACCGCGCAGTCGATCCGTCAACTCGCCGAGCTGGCCCAGGAACTGAAGAATTCGGTGTCGCGCTTCCGCGTCGCCCCCTGA
- a CDS encoding Hpt domain-containing protein produces MTETTYAHAHAPQFDTGPLSWVIGEIRDALDRSSKALQDAAGRTREARPTLLLHARSHLHQAHGALQMVDVGGVDRLTEAAESAIDRFKDGSLALDDGAAATVGEAYRALVEYLEELLEGAQPAHPQPVRLFPYYRALQELLGAERVHPGDMLVLDPAPRLPAPKPDGAAPDYAASRALFEKALLPFLKSADPAAQRAQAGAMRDALAPLARAQAEPNGAAFWLALQSAADLVAQGQVPLDLYVKQLFGQINLQLRRMGQGHTGLPDALLRDALFFIALADQPTPDARLLRDAWHLDGQVPQDYLERRYGRIDPAALKDARQALAETKQGWDRIAGEDGAAQAGAAQDGNFDDALAKLAGASEKLGAPALAQLLRELGQAASESIAGGRSDQFSLEMAEAMLFVEHGLDQVRQLPEDFGQHAEAVGQRLLALAHGETPPEPSHWQADMARELHDGQTVAVLAGEMRTGLRQVEKLVDEYHDDPTRRASLQQADLLLHQLHGALAILDQDAAARALTHVRGALRALAAGDVARDARAAALDNVAQNIGALGFFTDALAQNVEAAKRRFRFDDAAGLFQELPFEALHAAQHGEPAEVAPQADGAAPAMAASPAQSDVPVQAVAAAFDASAAAPQPEGDAIEAELLDIFIAEAGEVLGVVAQALPAARANPASQETLTRLRRAFHTLKGSGRMVGLEQFALAAAAIEKTMNLWLAEARAATPDLQALLERAHGDLSAWVVELAARGASARSGAALAAAAARVQDGGAFVMDDAPAAEPAETGATAEPAQAAVQVREPEPAVALEPQADFAPWIDDQPAPAAAPAQGQVGAADAGSAAEPEPAPVVEAVAEAPPESAAVPPRVDETELQFAPDIAAAGSVPASAPAPAAVPEQAVAPHEPSVAPPADEVKHIGELAIPLPLYHIYLGEAEGLIDTLARDGADWRATPLRAVAPQALKAAHTLGGTSATVGFDALRDIAFALEAVLQMATPPLDDAQHALLDETVERARTMLQVFALGEAVPAQPELVARLDALRDELGRKKADALFGSPDPELARRLDELFAAAYTSILSEPPPADQVLPDAADRAEAAPATPVRAPEVADPAVAAVDDLFDTYFDDPFAAPSLEQAAPETASLADGEALRAADAPSTGDDAIASIEARDGGMPVQAHAPADDAEADAESGIEADADADAAIAGEPVFSDELDPDLLPVFMEEAADLLPQIGDGLRRWQRDPHDGAAAQGLLRALHTVKGSARMAGAMRLGQHTHALETQIENMLHAGTTNPVAFDELLANYDQAQLLFEQLQQPAAAPDAPAASAPDQDATASTAEAQPEPAARTPLVRVRADILDRLVNQAGEVSITRSKLETQVGAMKGALADFSDNLARLRRQLREVEVQAESQIASRLSIAGEREFDPLEFDRFTRLQELTRMMAESVNDVATFHDSLTRSVDAAGGELAAQSRQTRELQRDLMRARMVPFASLSERLFRVARQTAKETDKRVNLDIRGGAVEIDRSVLEQMAAPFEHLLRNAIVHGIEPRERRLAAGKAETGEVLVQVRQHGNEVEIRFADDGAGLDLARIRAKAQAAGLVAQDEVISDQDAAELVFEPGFSTADALTELAGRGVGMDVVRSEARALGGRVEIASEAGKGAAFAIHLPLTLAATQAVLVASGARTYALPAVLVEQLVQVRAAELAAAHESGMLALHGESLPLHYLPALLREPGAAAVQRSAPVMILRSGAARLALQVDQVLGNREVVVKNIGPQLARMPGIAGATVLGSGEIVLILDPVILAGQGAARTGAGAAVQASAALPAGLGATLMVIDDSLTVRRVTQRLLEREGYRVLLAKDGVDALERMQETRPDLMLVDIEMPRMDGFDLTRHVRGNESTRAIPIVMITSRSADKHRNYALDLGVDAYFGKPFQEQALLAAIAGLLGREAPRA; encoded by the coding sequence ATGACAGAAACAACGTACGCGCACGCCCACGCGCCGCAGTTCGACACCGGTCCCCTGTCCTGGGTGATCGGCGAAATCCGCGACGCCCTCGACCGTTCTTCCAAGGCACTGCAGGATGCCGCCGGCCGTACGCGCGAAGCGCGGCCGACCCTGCTGCTGCACGCCAGGTCGCACCTGCACCAGGCACACGGTGCGCTGCAGATGGTCGACGTCGGCGGCGTCGACCGCCTGACCGAAGCGGCGGAAAGCGCGATCGACCGCTTCAAGGACGGATCGCTGGCGCTGGACGATGGCGCCGCCGCGACCGTCGGCGAGGCATACCGGGCGCTGGTGGAATACCTGGAAGAGCTGCTGGAGGGCGCGCAGCCGGCGCATCCGCAGCCGGTACGCCTGTTTCCGTATTACCGCGCGCTGCAGGAATTGCTGGGCGCGGAACGCGTGCATCCGGGCGACATGCTGGTGCTGGACCCGGCGCCGCGTCTGCCCGCACCCAAGCCGGACGGCGCCGCCCCCGACTATGCCGCCAGCCGCGCGCTGTTCGAAAAGGCGCTGCTGCCGTTCCTGAAAAGCGCCGATCCCGCCGCCCAGCGGGCCCAGGCCGGCGCCATGCGCGATGCCCTGGCGCCGCTGGCGCGCGCCCAGGCCGAGCCAAACGGCGCCGCCTTCTGGCTGGCGCTGCAGAGCGCCGCCGACCTGGTGGCGCAGGGCCAGGTGCCGCTCGACCTCTACGTCAAGCAGCTGTTCGGCCAGATCAACCTGCAGCTGCGCCGCATGGGGCAGGGCCATACCGGTTTGCCGGACGCGCTGCTGCGCGACGCCCTGTTCTTCATCGCCCTTGCCGACCAGCCCACGCCGGACGCGCGCCTGCTGCGCGACGCCTGGCACCTGGATGGCCAGGTGCCACAGGATTACCTGGAACGCCGCTACGGTCGCATCGACCCGGCCGCGCTGAAGGACGCCCGCCAGGCGCTGGCCGAGACCAAGCAGGGTTGGGACCGCATCGCCGGCGAGGACGGCGCCGCGCAGGCAGGCGCCGCGCAGGACGGCAACTTCGACGACGCCCTGGCCAAGCTGGCCGGCGCCAGCGAGAAGCTGGGCGCGCCGGCGCTGGCGCAGCTGCTGCGCGAACTGGGGCAGGCCGCCAGCGAATCGATCGCGGGCGGCCGCAGCGACCAGTTCAGCCTGGAGATGGCCGAGGCCATGCTGTTCGTCGAGCACGGCCTGGACCAGGTGCGCCAGCTGCCCGAGGATTTCGGCCAGCATGCGGAAGCGGTCGGCCAGCGCCTGCTGGCGCTGGCGCACGGCGAAACCCCGCCCGAGCCGTCGCACTGGCAGGCCGACATGGCGCGCGAACTGCACGACGGCCAGACCGTCGCCGTACTGGCCGGCGAGATGCGCACCGGCCTGCGCCAGGTCGAGAAGCTGGTCGACGAATACCATGACGACCCGACGCGGCGCGCATCGCTGCAGCAGGCCGATCTGCTGCTGCATCAGCTGCACGGCGCCCTCGCCATCCTCGACCAGGACGCAGCCGCGCGCGCGTTGACGCACGTGCGCGGCGCATTGCGCGCGCTGGCGGCCGGCGATGTGGCTCGAGATGCGCGCGCGGCGGCGCTCGACAACGTGGCGCAGAACATCGGCGCGCTCGGTTTCTTCACCGACGCGCTGGCGCAGAACGTGGAGGCGGCCAAGCGGCGTTTCCGCTTCGACGACGCGGCGGGCCTGTTCCAGGAATTGCCGTTCGAGGCGCTGCACGCGGCGCAGCACGGCGAGCCGGCCGAGGTCGCGCCGCAAGCGGATGGCGCGGCGCCCGCCATGGCCGCATCGCCGGCGCAGTCCGATGTGCCGGTGCAGGCGGTCGCCGCGGCATTTGATGCCAGCGCAGCCGCGCCACAGCCGGAAGGCGACGCCATCGAAGCCGAACTGCTGGACATCTTCATCGCCGAGGCCGGCGAGGTGCTGGGCGTGGTGGCGCAGGCGCTGCCGGCGGCGCGCGCCAATCCGGCCAGCCAGGAAACCCTGACGCGCCTGCGGCGCGCTTTCCACACGCTCAAGGGCAGCGGCCGTATGGTCGGCCTGGAACAGTTCGCGCTGGCCGCGGCCGCCATCGAAAAGACCATGAACCTGTGGCTGGCCGAGGCGCGCGCCGCCACGCCGGACTTGCAGGCGCTGCTGGAACGCGCCCATGGCGATCTGTCGGCCTGGGTGGTGGAACTGGCCGCGCGCGGCGCCTCGGCCCGCAGCGGCGCGGCGCTGGCCGCAGCCGCGGCGCGCGTGCAGGACGGCGGCGCGTTCGTCATGGACGATGCGCCGGCAGCCGAGCCGGCCGAAACGGGAGCTACAGCCGAACCGGCGCAGGCCGCCGTGCAAGTGCGCGAGCCGGAACCGGCCGTCGCGCTCGAACCGCAGGCCGATTTCGCGCCGTGGATCGACGACCAACCGGCGCCTGCCGCGGCGCCCGCGCAAGGACAGGTCGGCGCGGCCGATGCCGGATCGGCGGCCGAACCGGAACCGGCGCCGGTAGTCGAAGCGGTTGCCGAAGCGCCGCCGGAAAGCGCAGCGGTGCCGCCGCGGGTGGACGAAACCGAACTGCAATTCGCGCCCGACATCGCGGCAGCCGGATCCGTCCCGGCATCTGCGCCGGCGCCTGCAGCCGTGCCGGAACAGGCCGTCGCGCCGCACGAACCGTCCGTCGCGCCGCCGGCCGACGAGGTCAAGCACATCGGCGAGCTGGCGATCCCGCTGCCGCTGTACCACATCTACCTGGGCGAAGCCGAGGGCCTGATCGACACGCTGGCGCGCGACGGCGCCGACTGGCGCGCAACCCCGCTGCGCGCGGTGGCGCCGCAGGCATTGAAGGCGGCGCACACGCTGGGCGGCACCTCGGCCACGGTCGGCTTCGACGCGCTGCGCGACATCGCGTTCGCGCTGGAAGCGGTGCTGCAGATGGCCACGCCGCCGCTGGACGATGCGCAGCACGCGCTGCTGGACGAGACGGTCGAGCGCGCGCGCACCATGCTGCAGGTGTTCGCGCTGGGCGAAGCGGTGCCGGCGCAGCCGGAACTGGTGGCGCGCCTGGACGCCCTGAGAGACGAACTGGGCCGCAAGAAGGCCGACGCCCTGTTCGGCAGTCCCGATCCGGAACTGGCGCGGCGCCTGGACGAGCTGTTCGCCGCGGCCTACACCAGTATCCTGAGCGAGCCGCCGCCGGCGGACCAGGTGTTGCCCGACGCCGCGGATCGCGCGGAGGCGGCGCCGGCCACGCCGGTGCGCGCGCCGGAAGTGGCGGATCCGGCCGTGGCCGCCGTCGATGACCTGTTCGATACCTATTTCGACGACCCGTTCGCCGCGCCCTCGCTGGAGCAGGCCGCGCCGGAGACGGCGTCCCTCGCGGACGGCGAAGCACTCCGCGCCGCGGACGCACCATCGACCGGCGACGATGCCATCGCATCGATCGAAGCGCGGGACGGCGGCATGCCCGTGCAGGCGCACGCGCCTGCCGATGACGCCGAAGCGGACGCGGAAAGCGGCATCGAAGCCGACGCCGACGCTGACGCCGCCATCGCCGGCGAACCGGTCTTCAGCGACGAACTCGACCCAGACCTGCTGCCGGTCTTCATGGAAGAAGCGGCGGATCTGCTGCCGCAGATCGGCGACGGCCTGCGCCGCTGGCAGCGCGATCCGCACGACGGCGCCGCTGCCCAGGGCCTGCTGCGCGCGCTGCACACGGTCAAGGGCAGCGCGCGCATGGCCGGCGCGATGCGCCTCGGCCAGCACACGCATGCGCTGGAAACGCAGATCGAGAACATGCTGCACGCCGGCACCACCAATCCGGTCGCCTTCGACGAACTACTGGCCAACTACGACCAGGCGCAATTGCTGTTCGAGCAGCTGCAGCAGCCGGCCGCGGCGCCGGATGCGCCTGCCGCATCGGCGCCGGACCAGGATGCGACGGCGTCCACGGCGGAGGCCCAGCCCGAACCGGCCGCGCGCACGCCGCTGGTGCGGGTGCGCGCCGACATCCTCGACCGCCTGGTCAACCAGGCCGGCGAGGTGTCGATCACGCGCTCCAAGCTGGAGACGCAGGTGGGCGCCATGAAGGGTGCGCTGGCCGACTTCTCGGACAACCTGGCGCGCCTGCGCCGCCAGTTGCGCGAGGTCGAGGTGCAGGCCGAATCGCAGATCGCCTCGCGCCTGTCGATCGCCGGCGAGCGCGAGTTCGATCCGCTCGAATTCGACCGCTTCACGCGCCTGCAGGAACTGACGCGCATGATGGCCGAAAGCGTCAACGACGTGGCCACCTTCCACGACAGCCTGACGCGCAGCGTGGACGCCGCCGGCGGCGAGCTGGCGGCGCAGTCGCGCCAGACGCGCGAACTGCAGCGCGACCTGATGCGGGCGCGCATGGTGCCGTTCGCCAGCCTGTCGGAACGCCTGTTCCGGGTAGCGCGCCAGACCGCCAAGGAGACCGATAAACGCGTCAACCTGGACATCCGCGGCGGCGCGGTCGAGATCGACCGCAGCGTACTGGAACAGATGGCGGCGCCTTTCGAACACTTGCTGCGCAACGCCATCGTGCACGGCATCGAGCCGCGCGAACGGCGCCTGGCCGCCGGCAAGGCGGAAACCGGTGAAGTGCTGGTGCAGGTGCGCCAGCACGGCAACGAGGTCGAGATCCGCTTCGCCGACGACGGCGCCGGCCTCGACCTGGCGCGCATCCGCGCCAAGGCGCAGGCGGCCGGCCTGGTGGCGCAGGACGAAGTGATTTCCGACCAGGACGCCGCCGAACTGGTGTTCGAGCCGGGCTTTTCGACCGCCGACGCGCTGACCGAGCTGGCGGGTCGCGGGGTCGGCATGGACGTGGTGCGTTCCGAGGCGCGCGCGCTGGGCGGGCGCGTCGAGATCGCCAGCGAGGCCGGCAAGGGCGCCGCGTTCGCGATCCACCTGCCGCTGACGCTGGCCGCCACCCAGGCGGTGCTGGTGGCCAGCGGCGCGCGCACCTATGCGCTGCCGGCGGTGCTGGTCGAACAGCTGGTGCAGGTGCGCGCCGCCGAACTGGCGGCGGCGCACGAATCCGGCATGCTGGCGCTGCACGGCGAATCGTTGCCGCTGCATTACCTGCCGGCGCTGCTGCGCGAGCCGGGCGCCGCCGCGGTCCAGCGCTCGGCGCCGGTGATGATCCTCAGGAGCGGCGCCGCGCGCCTGGCGCTGCAGGTGGACCAGGTGCTGGGCAACCGCGAAGTGGTGGTCAAGAACATCGGTCCGCAGCTGGCGCGCATGCCGGGCATCGCCGGCGCCACCGTGCTCGGCTCGGGCGAGATCGTGCTGATCCTGGATCCGGTGATCCTGGCCGGGCAGGGCGCCGCACGCACCGGCGCCGGCGCGGCGGTGCAGGCATCTGCGGCGCTGCCGGCCGGCCTGGGCGCGACCCTGATGGTGATCGACGATTCGCTGACCGTGCGCCGCGTGACCCAGCGCCTGCTCGAGCGCGAGGGGTATCGCGTGCTGCTGGCCAAGGACGGCGTCGACGCGCTCGAACGGATGCAGGAAACGCGCCCGGACCTGATGCTGGTCGACATCGAAATGCCGCGCATGGACGGCTTCGACCTGACCCGCCACGTGCGCGGCAACGAGTCCACGCGCGCCATCCCGATCGTCATGATCACTTCGCGCAGCGCCGACAAGCACCGCAACTATGCGCTCGACCTGGGCGTGGATGCGTATTTCGGCAAGCCGTTCCAGGAACAGGCGTTGCTGGCGGCGATCGCGGGGTTGCTGGGGCGCGAGGCGCCGAGGGCGTAG